The Betta splendens chromosome 24, fBetSpl5.4, whole genome shotgun sequence DNA window CACCTGCGGGAGAAAGGGGACAAACTGCTGTGACATGCGCGCCAGGAGAAACGAGGTCGAATCGAGGCTCGTGTAGGAAGAGTTGACTGAGCACGCATGCTCCCATCCATCAACGCCCTCCTCTACGTTCCCAAAGCTGTTAACAGCCAACTGCCGTCGAGACGAGCCCCTGAGCAAGGCACCTAACTCACACACGTACTGGTTGAGCACCGCTGTCCACTGGGAACTGCCCAGTGGAGCCGGTGGGAGCCTCGAGGCACTTCGCGATTCCTCACACAGGACCTGCGTTACGACCCAGCCGCGGTCTGCGTGGAGGGGGAGGCTGAGGACCGTGGGCTGGGACCGCGGAGGGAGCggaaagcagcagcacctcGGACAGCGCGCGCTCCGAACACGCTGCAAGGACGTCTTTGGGAGTGCTCGTCGTCCGCTCGCGTTCCTCACGACCTCGCGCGGCTCGTTAATGGCAACGCCGAGGCAGCGGGAACCCTGATCTGCGTTCTGCAAAACGATCAATAACCCCACGATAAATAAGCTTTGGCGGCTGTGTGTTAAAGGCGCCGGAGGCTGAATGCTTCTAATCGTCGTGCTGTCCATTATAATGAAATATCTTCATAACCACAAACATACACACGAGCTTAGATTTGGCATTTTAACTATGTCCACACTACAATTTTACATGAAATATGTTTAAAGCTTTTTTCGTCTCTTGCATTAAAACTTACCTGAGTGCTTGAGACATGTCGCCCGTCTTCGTGTCTTCTGTAGCGCGTGCTCCTCGGCTGGATTGctggagtctctctctctctctctctcctctctcgctccccctctctctctctccctgattCTCTCCATTGAGCACGAATGCTGTATTGTGTGCGTCTTAAGCTTTTGATATTAGTCGCTGCGAAACGTGCAATGACAGAATAAAATCGCGATCAATACCCTCGCGACCACAATGCATAGATTAGATTGGCTGCAACAGGACTGAGAAGGTTAGTTTATTTTCTACTAGTGAATCCTGTTTTGGTGTGTggaatatatctggttttcaatcgggtgcgtgcgtgtgattcAGTGCCTTCATACTTATGTAATGTTAAGAGCAAGAGAGGAAGTGACAGCAACGTTTCACTGTTCACCGTCCAGTCAGCTTCATCAGATGTTTTGACTTGAAGACGCCCAGCTGCCATGAAGCCACTTCCAGAGGAATCGCAGAGGATGCTGGGCTGACAACAAGCACACCGCTGTCCTTCATGCTCTGTAGCTGAATCTTAGATCGCAGTGCTTTGGCTGGAGGCTTTTTCAAAATATAGTAGGTCGCCTGTTATTCAAGATATAGGTTGAgcgtttcagcaccatggacagaagCCAACATCTGGTGTGGCGCCACCCACCGTTTGGCTGAAAGTCCCCGGTGACATTTCATTCATCAGGTCAACAGAGGCCAGTTGCGAATCTAGGTTGTGCCACTCTAGTAGCTTGACTCACCTTTATCACACGATAGATGTATACTATTATTATACCTATTATATTTGCTACAACAGTACAAACAACACCCTTCTGACAattctgtcaaaaataatttaaacctGAAAAAGGCTGGATTGGTGCTAAGTTGCTGCTAGATTGCATGTTTACATAAAGTGTCCACACATATTCTATAGATATGACAGTGGCTCCTGTGGTTTCACTCACACGACTCAGGCAAGGGGGCTTAAATCACATCCAAACTTATAAAGGAGTTGTTATGACACTGACACTGCTGGCGCCCAAGGGGTCGAGAGCGGGCATCTGATACTGAACCTGAGTAAAAGTGACACGTATGAGAAAGAGAAACTTCTTGAATGCAGGCACACTTAAGGGCAGAGGTTTATTTGAGGACTGCAGTCTGTGTTTAAAATGCAGATTTAGCTGAGAGAAATTGATCATTACATTATTAGTGGTGATATATTAGTAATATAAGTATTCCACTGATACGTTTTCATTTTGTAGttgatttttccttttttcactcATTATGCCTCGATTGCTAGTTGTGAAATATTGAGTATTCCAAAAtaacagacaaacatttatattttatttcctttaaatATAACCCTCATCAATCAATACTTTGACAAGCTAATTTACCATAGCGTATTCAAAATGCTAACGCAGACACGTATTCGGCTAAATGGCTTTTCCCCAGTCATGATTGATAGCCTCCTTCAACTGTGACAGTTGAGAAACAACATGACAAAGTTTCTGACATTAAAATAGTTTTGGGGTTCTTTTTAAGTCAAGCAAAATTTCTCAAAAATGCGCAAAGCAAGGCAACGGGTTTCAGCACTGGACAGCTCCAGCTGGAACTGGAATCAGGCAAAGCTGCAAAACACCAGTTCAGTCCAGACTACCAGAGAATTAAAAGGAAATGTTGACAACCTATACTTTTATTTAAGAAGCTCGATAATCGCTATAAACCTGCTTAAAAGCAAACCGCAAACAAACACTTAAACACTTAAATTACAGCTCCATGGATGACATCATTCTTGGAATCTTATACTGTAAGTCTTGTTCAGGCATGCACTAATTTTGGTTTCAATACAAATATGCACATAATTTGCATATGTTTAATATTCCATTAGAGGATGTGCATTAGGCATATAGTCAagtttgaaataaacaaataaataaatataagaaaACATTTCACCTTCTTTTCCAGTATTTTCTATGTGATTCTGAGCCTAACCAGGGTGGTGGTCCCACTGTCCAGACGGTTTTGCTTGAACATGTCATCACGAGTGTGTTGAGTCCTGTTGATGTGTCCATGAGTcagcttctgcagctccaggttcCTGTTCTGTAGGTGACCTCGACCTCAATACGCGCCGTCTTCCTCATGAACCAAAGGGCAGTCAACGTTACCGACACGTGGTAGAAAAAGCGGTGCAATCCTGACCCCTGGTGTCTGTTAGCGGTTACTGCATGAAACAAAAAAGATGGGAAGTCATAACAAAAGTATATTTTGTTactgtaaaaaatgttttccctttgGATCCTAGTCtatttataattaatatattttgtccagtatttttattcattgtaGTTTTTTATTAGCTTGTTTGGAGTTTTGTATACTTTTAGAACGGACACAAACAACTTTGCAGCAATAAATGCAATGACAAGCAAGAACAAATtacaacaaataaatatttggcTAAATAAATACCAGAAAGCCTTTCAGATTAGCAGGCGCACATCTTCAATGTTAGTCAAATAATTCCCAGCTGTTAAAGAGGTCAAGGTGTGTTTTAAATGCTGAGACTCAAAGGATCAAACTTTAAATTACAAATCTCACGTCTAAAGATGTTCATTTTATAAAACGATTCGTTTTTGTTCACTTTTTGTTCAATTATTCTTCTGTTGCTACAAAATGGCTGTAGGCGACAATATTTTCAATAAAGTTcggagaaggaaaaaaaaagagtgacGGAAAGCTCGAGCTCGTCATTAGCACTTAGTCCAAAGCGGCACAGAGTTTACAGCCATTTGTTTTTGTATGGAACAAGAAAGAATACCTCGTTTTACGGTTTCATGCCGACACGACGACACGGTGAGGACCGACTGTGACGCCGACCCGGCGTCATGTGGCTGAAGTAGCTGGTTGTGAACCGTGGAAGTACCGGGCTAGCTAGCTGTTGTTAGCCGACATTAGCAGTGTAAGCTAACTTgtcattgtttaaaaaaaacaagtggctTTGATGGCGAAAGAGCGGACGTCAACGAGCTGGTTCGCCACGGAGATGTGGCGCAATCCAAACGCTTTGCGCGGCGCAAGCAGCGGCGTTTCTTGTTAGCGTCAGCCTGTTGAAAGCAACTTGGGTTGTAATCAATCTTAAAGTAAATGGCAGGTATGCAGCTGTGATGCTTCCGTGCTCGCACTCGGATCATCTGTTGACTAAAATGCATTTTATCCAAAATTACGTATTAGATGTGGTTGTGATCATTTGGGCTTTGTCTGTCTCGTTTTTCTGTACGTCGTTCTTGATTATGTCAAAGTTTCAATAGTATGTTCACATAAAGCCAAGTTTAAACAATGTTAGTCGCCTCATACATTGAGTGGATATTGTAGATTAGAACCTGAAGATTTCTGCAACTATACcgttttgttcctttttaatAGATGCTCTGTGTTCAGGATGAAGATTCTTCTCTTCCCTTTTAATGTTATATAAACACACTGCTATTTCTAATGCCACATGTATTTTAGGAGGCGTAGCGACATCTAGTGGTTTGCTGTGTATATAGCAATCAAGACTGGTCCAAAGCTCTGAGTCAACAGGCTCGTTTCAAAATCCTagcaaaacaaaagcttaaGACTACTTCTCATGTGCAATGTTGACGGCTGGAATACACTATTTTTCTCCTATATGCTTTGCAGGGTTGAAATAGACTTGGATAACTCTGTATAATCCACTAAACACAACTTCTGTGATTAAAACCTCTGTCTTGTCTCATCATAATTGCTTTTTCTGCTTAtttgacagaacagaggatcGTCGAGTGAACCGTAAGAGCTGTTGCACCTTCAAAAGATGGGGGAGGACCATGTACACTGTATGTCCTGTTTTAACCTGAGGTGCATGGTCAGACCTCAACCAAGCGCTGCTTGTGATCTTACCAGCTGCCCTCAAGTCTGCGGGGCTGTATTTCACTCATGTAAAGCGGACGAGCACCAACTCATGTGCCCACTGGTGAGGGTTCCTTGCCTAAATAGTGGCTATGGCTGCCCTGCCACCCTGGTGCGCAACCAAATGTCTGCACACCTTGAGGTGTGTCCAGCTGGAGTTGTGTGCTGCACTATGGAGTGGAACAGATGGCCTGTGAGCTGCCTGGACTATACTTCGTATGAAAGTCTGAGCCGTGGGGTACAGGAGGTGGAGCAACTGGACATGGCGCTTGCCCTTCAAGACCAGCGGACTCTGCTCGAGTCTCTCAAGGTGATTGCCATGGCACCAACCTCAGAGGGACAGCCATCTATCCATCGCAGGAAGGAGAACAGGGCAGAGGACGCGGATGTGCTCGTGTCTGTCCTtcaggcctcctcctcttcgtcatcttcatcttcacatCAAGCACTACTTTCCCCACCAGCTTTAGGAAAAGAGAAAATTGCACTCGGAATTAACGGCTTAAACGATGAGCACTTCAGTAAACTCTACGATGCCACAGTTGAGACCGCACGGACCTTAGCTGCTGCCCTAGACTTTGTTAGCAGTGCGAGCTCTGTTAACAGCAGCCCAGAGGGCGTTAACGGAGGAGCTGCTATGCAGAAAAGCAGCCGTGAAGACCTTCATGATGGACTGGAGGGAACGACATCTGCAGCTGAAGGTGGTAGGAATAAGAGCGACACTGGGGAGCAGAATGTTTGTTCAAGCTGCCTGAGTGGCCGTGGGACCCAGGAAGGAACGGATCTTAGAGTTGTAAACGGAACCAACAGACGTCTGTCACGACCCACGAAGGCCTTTTTGAAAGCACCATGTCCCGTTGAGGCGCTAGATGACACACATTCCGGTGTTCCTCAGGAGCCAGTGATCCCTCCAATGGTGTCCCCACTCTACGTGAGCCATTCTGTGGCACAGAGGGCGGGTCATGTGGTGCTGGAGGACAGGAGACTGCTTCTCTCGGAAAACCACAACCAGTGTTTTAGGGGCCACGGCCAGAGTGCATTACGCAATGGACGCTTTGGCTTTGCCCCTGACAGGTTCCTGTATAGGTTAAGACCCAAAATGGAGGACAAGGCTGTTGACACCTCAGATCTGGAGCAAGATAGTGACCCCATGGGGCTAGGAGAGATAGATCTGATTACAGCAGCACTGCTCTTCTGTTTAGAGGAGTCCAGAGAGTGCAAAAGGATCTCGGACACCGTTTATATTGATGGCTACCGCGTTGACTTCGGCACGCAGACGTTTACTTTCCCTGCGGCCATCTTGGTAACAAACACTCGAGTAGGCGACATCGCCTCTGCCTCCGCCTGCGACCATGCTGCACCCCAGCTCTCGTACCCGAGCCCTTTTCACTCCCTGCGCCTTGGACTGGTCCTGGAAGCGCTGGAGGTGGAAGCGGTCCCACACAACCGTTACCTCCCTCCCAACCCCCGCTATCAGCACATGTTCCCCTTCGTCTGTGGCCAGTCGTTCCGCCGGGATCAGTTCTCGTCCCATTTCACAAACGTGCACGGTGACATCCATGCTGGCCTTAACGGCTGGATGGAGTACCGCTGCCCCCTGGCTTATTACGGCTGCACGTTTTCCCAAAGAAGATTCTACCCATCGACCGCAGGGGCCAAGGTGGTTCATGACAGGCACCTGAAGGCCTTCGGCGTTCAGCCTTGCCCAAGTTCAAAGCTTCCAGGTGACTTTCAGTCAGACCAGATTAGTGGATTACCCATCGAGATACTGTGGCACATAGCGAGTTTCCTGGACAGTTTTAGCCTGTGCCAGCTGTCATTGGTGTCACGTTGTATGAGAGAGGTG harbors:
- the LOC114849175 gene encoding F-box only protein 30-like encodes the protein MGEDHVHCMSCFNLRCMVRPQPSAACDLTSCPQVCGAVFHSCKADEHQLMCPLVRVPCLNSGYGCPATLVRNQMSAHLEVCPAGVVCCTMEWNRWPVSCLDYTSYESLSRGVQEVEQLDMALALQDQRTLLESLKVIAMAPTSEGQPSIHRRKENRAEDADVLVSVLQASSSSSSSSSHQALLSPPALGKEKIALGINGLNDEHFSKLYDATVETARTLAAALDFVSSASSVNSSPEGVNGGAAMQKSSREDLHDGLEGTTSAAEGGRNKSDTGEQNVCSSCLSGRGTQEGTDLRVVNGTNRRLSRPTKAFLKAPCPVEALDDTHSGVPQEPVIPPMVSPLYVSHSVAQRAGHVVLEDRRLLLSENHNQCFRGHGQSALRNGRFGFAPDRFLYRLRPKMEDKAVDTSDLEQDSDPMGLGEIDLITAALLFCLEESRECKRISDTVYIDGYRVDFGTQTFTFPAAILVTNTRVGDIASASACDHAAPQLSYPSPFHSLRLGLVLEALEVEAVPHNRYLPPNPRYQHMFPFVCGQSFRRDQFSSHFTNVHGDIHAGLNGWMEYRCPLAYYGCTFSQRRFYPSTAGAKVVHDRHLKAFGVQPCPSSKLPGDFQSDQISGLPIEILWHIASFLDSFSLCQLSLVSRCMREVCASLLQTRGIVELQWERRQGPVVSWQVKNRVWRFSTAFSPVTTWGFSDLPSMSDHLKKCQFNVVEHKTEPVPLAAMCSSLDRQSLHHVLRHVNA